The Amycolatopsis jiangsuensis nucleotide sequence TCGCCGGCGCGGCCGACCGGCGCATCGCATGCAGTTCGCCGACCGCGCGTTTGTGCAGCGGCGTCAACCCCGCCTGCGGCCCCGGATCCGCCGACAGCTGCGGTGGCAACCCGCTGAACTGCGGGTCGAGCAACCGGTGCATGCGCTGCACGGCAACCTCCGCGACGTGTACCAACGCCGCCTTCACCGCGTCCATCCGCAGGCCGAGTTCCGCCGCGTGGTACCCGGTCGTCGGCACGAAGCGGCCGTCCAGGAACGACGGCGAGTCCGCCGGGGTTTCCCACGACTCCCGCAGCGTCGCCTCCAGATCCGCACGCACCTGATCGAGGAACCCGACCACCCGCGGCGCGACCCGCACGGAAATCGGTGCCTGGACGACATCCGCCCGCACCGCCGCGCCTTCGACCAGCCGGCCGACCTCCGCGAGTACCCGGCGGGCGTACTCGCCGGCCACCGGATAGCGATAAATCTCCTGCGGTGCACCAAGGAGGTCGATCACCAGCGCCGCGCACACGGTCTGCGCCTCGACCAGCCGCCGGACCTGCCGGGCACACAACCACGCGTAAGCCTCCGCCAGCGGCGACCCCTGGATGAGGCTCGCGCCCTCCTTCGGACCGAGCACGAACGGCTCGACCCCGCGCCGCTCCAGCGCGTCTGCTGCCGACACCCGCTCGCCGTTCTCCAGGACGAAACCGATTCCGAGGAACGTCTGGAACGCATGCGCCAACGGGATGATCTCCCCGGCACTACCGAGACCGTCCCGTGGGACGGCGGGCAGGAACCGGTCGTTGAGCCGGTCGACGAGGAAGCCGGTCAGCTCAGCGCTGACCGCCGCGTCACCACGCACGAACCCGCGCAACCGCATCAGCAGCAATGCCCGCGCCAGCTCCGGCGAAAGCCACGGCGGCCCTCCGACCGCGCGGCCGACCAGGAGATTTCGCTGGTGGGCTTCCTGCTGTAGGGCAGTCAGCCGCACCCCGGCGAGCCGCCCCATCCCGGTGTTCACGCCGTAGACGGCCGCGTCGCCGGAATCGATTCCAGCCAACATCGCCGCTCGTGTCGCACGCAGCTCGGCCAGCAGTTCCGGACCCAGCTCCAGAGGTTCCGCGGAGCCGGCCACGAGGACGTCCGCCGGTTCCCGGATGATCATCGGTACGGCAGCATCGTGCCGACGTCGGCCTCTTCGGCACGGCGCAGGATCATGTCCGCGACCGCGACGTCCGTTGTGGACAGTCCGCGGTGCCAGAACAGGATCCGTTCGTCGTCGTTCTCCCGTCCCGGCTGGTGGCCGGCGACCACGGAACCGATTTCGGCGTGCACTCGCTCCTCGGTGAGCAGTCCGGCGTTCAGCTGCGGACGCAAGGCACCGAAGCGCGGATTGCCCGACTGCGATTCCCGCCAGTTGTCCACCACGACCTTGTCCACCGCATCGAGCAGGTCCAGTTCGAGCGCGCTGATCGTGCCGTACGGCACAAGAAGGCTCCCTGGGCGAAGAAGATCCTTACGCACCAACGGTTCCGGATCGGTCAGCCGAGACGCCTCCACCAGGATGTCCGCGCCGTCGAGGGTCGAAGCCACGTCCGGGCGGACTCGCACCGGCTTGCCGAGCTCCTCGGACAGCCGGCGGCCGAACTCCTCCCGCGATTCGGGCCGTTTGCTCGTCACCCGGATCTCGTCGAAGTCGAAGAGCGAGTCCAGCAGTACGACGTTCCACCAGGCGGTGCCGCGGGCACCGACGTGGCCGAGCACCTTGGCATCCGGCCGGGCGAGGTACTTCGCCCCGACGGCGGTGACCGCACCGGTGCGTGCCTCGGTGATCATCGTGCCGTCCACGATCGCCCGTGGCATGCCGGTGTCGGGGTCGAGCAGCAGGATCAACGCCATCTCGCTGGGCAGGCCACGCTCGAAGTTGGCGACGAAGTCGCCCACCACCTTCACGCCGCTGACGCGTTTGGCCGACAGGTGCCCGCGAAGGATGTTGAAGTGGCCCTTGCCGCCGTTGTCCGGCACGAGGTGGGTGCGCGGCTCGAAGACGACCGCGCCGTTGCCGTGATCGGCGAGCACGTCCTCGACCGCGCCGACGATGTCCGCGCGGGTGATGCCGATGGAATCGATATCGGCGCCGGTGAGGTACCGAAGCCAGACGCCCGTCACCGGGCGAGACCCTCGATCACCTCGGCGTTCGGCAGCCCGGCGAGCGCGGTGCCGGAGATCAGCAGTTTGCTGCCCCGGATTCCGCTGCCGATGACGAGTTCTGGCTGCTCGGCCACGGCCTGGTCGACCAGGATCGGCCACTCTCCCGGCAGCCCGACCGGGGTGATGCCGCCGTACTCCATACCGGTGAGCGACACCGCCTCGTCCATCGGCGCGAACGAGGCTTTGCGCACGTCGAGACGGCGTTTGATCACGCCGTTGACGTCCGCCCTGGTCGTGGCGAGCACGAGCGCCGCGGCAAAGCGAACCTCGCCGGCCCGCTTGCCGGCGACGATGACGCAGTTGGCGGAAGCGGACAGCGGCGAGCCGTAGGTCTCGCAGAACTCGGCCGTGTCCGCCAGATCGGGATCGATTTCGGCGACGCCGACCTCGTCCGGCGCAGCCAGCGCGGCAAGCGCCTTCGCGACGGGTTCGGCGAGCAGGTCAGTACGTGTGGGCGCGGGAACGACCGTGAGGCTCCCGGCGATGGTCCAGGTGGTCACCCCAGCGAATCTAAACCGCGCGCCGGCACGACGGCCGCGCGGTCACCAGTTACGACGCCCGCGCTGCACTTCGATCAGCCGCGGCCGCACGTCGACGAGGTACACCAGCGTCGCCGCCATCGCCGGAACCCAGAAGATCAGCCCCAGGTCACGGATGTCGAACAGCACCATCGCGAGGGTCGCGCCACCGGTGATCAACATCCAGATCGGCTTGGTCTTCCGGTCGGCCGCCGAATACGCGTCGGACCGCTGCAGCAGCGCGTGAACGAAGGCGAAGAGCCCGACCAAGGCGCTGCCCCAGTGGATGACCCTGAGGATCCAGTCGGCAACCTGCACGATTCCAGCTTACGGCAAACCGCCCACACCTCCGGACGGCCGCCTTCCCGGAATCGATCCCACCCGACCTGGCCATCACGTGACGCTCGTCACCGAGCCACCCACCGTGCCTCGCGACGGCGACGACCCCGCCATCGCAAACGGACACCCGCTCGGCTACGAGTCCGCCACACCGCCAGTCGACTTCGTCGGAGACCGCCACTGTCCGACCTTGGCTCCAGCCGTCCCCAGCTCCGGTCCCAGTCCCGCGACCGGAGCTGGGTCGCGGAACCGATTCCAGACCGCCCGAAAGCCGGCCGAGCAGGCATTTCCTCCGGACAGAACCGAGCCCGTCCCCGTACAGACGGAAACCGGCCAGGCCGCCGAGTGATGCCCGAGCTGAGAAACAAGCGCGGCTTCGAAGCACGAAAGCCCCCGGACGAATCCCCTCGGAACACGACCGAGCCAGCCGCTGAACAGACGAACCGGCCAAGCAACTCCGCTGGACCGCGAGCAAGGCCCGAGCACAACAACGACGCCAACCCCCGAACGCACAAAAGCCGGTCGAGGAGCCGTCGCCTGAAACAGAACCGAGCTACCCCGAACAGACCCAAGCCGCCCAGACAGCGTCGCCGGAACACGAGCACCCTCGAACGCACGAAGCCGGCCGAGGACCGTCCCCAGAGACAAGACCCGAGCCACGCCAGAACAGACCCAAGCCGCCCAGGCAACGTCGCCGGAACACGAGCATCCTCCGGACCCGGCAACGAACCAGGCCCCACAGAGCACGAAAACCGGCCGGGCAGCTCTCCCCTGGTACAGGGGCGAGCCACCCGGCCGGCAGAGTCCCGTCGGACTCTTCCCGCGGTTCTACTTCTCGGTCTTCGGCGCGGCCGGCTTCTTCGCGTTCGCGGTGGTGCCCGTGGCGCCGGTGGCGCGACGGGTCGTCGACGTGGTCTTCGGCGCGGTGCGGTTGGCGGTCTTGCGGGTCACCGAGCGGGTCTCGTGGGCGAGGTCGTCGCCCAGTTCCTCCACCGCGTCCGCGGTCTCGCCGGCGACCTCGGTCACCTTGCGGGCGGTCTTCTCGCCGACCGAGCGGGTGCGCTTGGTGACCTTCGCCAGGACGCCGTCGACGCGCTCGCGGGTGTCGCCTGCCAAGCCGTCCACGCGATCCTGCGCGGTGGTGAGGGCATCTTCCAGCTGGTCAAGGGCCTTCTTCACCTGCGGCTGCGCGGCGATCTTGTCCCAGGCCTGCTCACCGGACTCGGCCAGCTTGTTGTACAGCTTCAGCGCCGCCTCGGTGTACTCGTCGATGGCCTTGCGCAGCTCGGCCGGGTCGAGCTTCCCGCGGAGGCTCTCGACCTCGGTAGGCAGCTCCTCGATGCCCTTGCGGGCGGTGGTGACGTTGGCGCGTGCCTTCGAAACCGCGTCCGTCACGGCCTGGCTGGCCAGGTTGCCGGCGCCGAGCGCGGCCAGCAGCGGCGTGCGGACCTGGTCGAGCGCGGTGTTGACGACCTTGCGGACGTCCTCGGTGGTCTTGGGGGTGGTCATACCGACTCCTCGGTGGTGTCTCGGGTGGTTTTCGGTGCGCTGGCAGGGGTTTCCCCGGCGGCGGCGTTCTCGCGCCGGAAGGACTCGTAGACGTCGAGCAGGACCTGCTTCTGCCGTTCGGTCAGCTCGGTGTCGGCGCGGATGGCGTCGCCGACCGGGCCGCCCGTCGGCAGGTCGAGAATGCCTGCCTGCACGTAGAGCGCCTCGGCCGAAATCCGCAGGCCCTTCGCGATCTGCTGCAGGATCTCCGCGCTCGGCTTGCGGACCCCGCGCTCGATCTGGCTCAGGTACGGATTGGACACTCCGGCGAGCTTCGACAGCTGGCGCAACGAGATCTTCGCCGAACTGCGCTGCTGGCGGATGTACTCGCCGATGTCGGAGGCGATGTCCGCGACCTTCTCCATCGGACGGTGCGCTCCACTGGGTTCTGTCATCCGGTCACCTCCTCACGACCATTCCGACGGTACGCGGGAGTGCTAGCTGTTGCAAGCAGTCTGCTTGCAACCATCGGGTGTGTTACCGCTCACCCGGGTTACGGTGGACGTCATGGCTGTGCAACGGCTTCGCCGACGCCTCGCCCGGCAGCTCGTCGAGGAGGACGTGCTGCACGACGAACGCTGGATCGACGCCTTCCGCACCGTGCCCCGGCACGTCTTCCTGCCCCGGTTCTTCGTACCCGCCGACGGCTCCTGGGCCGCGGTCGATCGCGCCGATCCGGGCTGGCTGGAGCGGGTCTACTCCGGCGACGTCCTCGTCACCCAGCTCGACGACACTCCGTCGCGCTGGGAGCACGCCCGCGCGTCCGGAACCGTTTCCGGGACGCCCACCAGTTCGTCGAGCATGCCCGCGATCATGGCGATCATGCTCGAGGAACTACTCGTGCACGACGGCGATCGCGTACTGGAGGTCGGCACCGGGACCGGTTACAACGCCGGACTGCTCAGCCATCGGTGCGGTTCGGGCCAAGTATCCACAGTGGACATCGACGCGGACCTGCTCGCCGCTGCACAAGAACGTCTCGCCACGTGCGGGTACGCGCCGTCCTGCGCGGTGGGCGACGGCGCGCTCGGATTTCCCGCCGGAATCGTTTTCGACCGCATCCTGTGCACCGCGGCCGTATCCACTGTTCCGTTGGCGTGGCTGGAACAGACGGTCCCCGGGGGATACATCGTGACCACGCTCAACCGGCCACTGGGTGGCGGCCTGGTCCGGCTCACCGTCGGCCCCGGCACAACCGCGGAAGGGCGCGTCCTGGCTCGCGACGGCCGTTTCATGCCGTTACGCGCGCACCGTCTGCCCGTCCCCGCGGAACTGCCGGAGCCCACGGAATGGCGCCCGACCCGGCTGCCGGTGTCGTTGTTCGTGAAACCGCCGCTGCACTTCGAGTTCTTCGCGTCCCTGGAACTACCCGGCGTTCAGCCGATGCGGGTCCCCGACGTCGCGGAGCACGCCTTCGCGCTCGTCCACCCGGACGGTTCCTGGGCACGCACTCGCCGCGTCGACTCCGGCCTGGAGGTAGCGCAAGGCGGCCCACGCGCGCTCTGGGGCCTGGCCGAACGTGCCTACCTGCGCTGGGAAGCACTGGGCAAGCCGGAACGCTCCCGCTTCGGCCTCACCGTGAACAGTGCCGAACAGACCTTCTGGCTCGACTCCCCGGACAGCGCGGAGAACTGGCCACTGTAGACGGTCCCGCGCGCAGCGACGCCGGCGATCGCAGCCGGTCCGGAATCGATCCCGGACCGCACGGGCTGTCGAGAAGGGCTCACCGCTGTCGCCGGCCAGTCGCGCTGGCAAGGTCGAGTTGCCGGCGTCGGCGCTCTAGGCTTCAACCATGGATCTGGACGACCTGGCCGCCTCGCTGTACGACGGCCTCTCGCTGCTCTCACGCCGGCTGCGTCTGCTGCCCGCCCCCGGCGAGCTCTCGCTGCCGGAACGCGCCGCACTGTCCCGGCTGAACCGCACGGGCCCGACGACCGCAGCCGAACTCGCCCGGGCCGAACAGATCACCGCACAGGCCATGGGCACCACCGTGAACAGCCTGGAAGACCGCGGTCTGGTCGAACGCCACCCCGACCCGAACGACGGCCGCCGAGCAGTACTGACCGTTTCCGCCGCCGGCCAGGAAATGCTGCGCCACAAGCGAAACGCCCGGACCGCGCAATTGGCTCAGGTCTTGGACGAACAGTTCACCTCCGCGGAACTCAAGGCACTGACCGCGGCAGCCCCCTTGCTGGAGCGATTGGGCTCAGGCTTGTAGCCGCCCACACCCGAAATACACGGCTTGCACGGCGAATGCTCGTGCGAAACACCCGGGAATCGTTTGCAGCCTCAACGGCCGCAGCGGTCACAGCGGGACGATCAGGAACGTCTGCGGCCTAAGCTTCCACGTCGCGACCCTGCGCCGGTCCGGACATACCGGCGGCAACGGTTGCGCGCGTGGCAAGCCGTCGCAACGCGAGGACGGTCGCAGCGTCGTGTGCCCGACGAGCCGGCTGACGCCGACGTGCCGGACTGGAAGTGCCGCATCGAGGACCGGAACAAGGACGGAGACGCGACGCGGACGTTCGAAGCGCGGACGTTCCAAGCGCGGACGTTCCGGCGACTTGACCGGCAGTGTCAGGCCTCCCACCCCTCACCAGGCGCGTACCGACGTCAGGCGGGGCGTTATCGCACCTCGTGGGCCGATCCATCTTCGTAGGTGCGGCGAACCGAGCCGCTGCTGCGCTTTGTAGGTGCGGCCCACCGAGACGCCGCTGTTTACCGCTCCGTAGGTCTACCGAGGCGCTGGTGCTGGCTTGCAAGGCCGAAAACGCGGCGACGGCGGAACGCGGGCGACGGCAGAGCGGGCGATCGGGCCCCACAGGCCGGCCCTTCCGTGGCTATCCCTTCCCCGACTGAGGCGGACGGCAGCACGCCGGTAGACGACGCGTTCGGCAATCGCGCGGTCTGCAATGGCGCGGTTCTGCAGACTCCGGCCGGAAAACCCTCAGCCAAGCTAGGTCCCGGGCAGCGTGAATTGCAGAGTTCCCTGGTCGCCGGTCATCCCGACAACAGGCGCCGGTCATCCCAGCAGCATCCGCCGGGCATCCCAGCAGCAGGCGCCGGACATCCCGGCAGTAGCCACCGGGCACCCCTGCAGCAGGCGGCGGGCACCCCTGCAGCAGGCGGCGGAATGACGGGAGGAGCAGCCGGTCAGGTCGGTAGGTTCGACCTGACCCACTTCTCCACAGCCGTCACGACGTCACTCACTGGCGCCTCGGTCGTGTCGATGGAGTCGACCTGACCGCGTATCCACAGGTTGAACTCCAGCATTTCGTCGATGCGGGGTTCGTCCCATTCGCGCCAAGCCGGGCGGGCACGCAGGCGCGCGCGGAGGGTTTCGTTGTCGGCCACCAGCGCGAGGTAGTGCACATCCGCGAAGAAGACCCGTTCCGGCAGGGGTTCCAGCTCCTGCGGCGCCACCGTCCCGCACAACACGACCGGACTGCCGTTCTGATGCAGCATCGCCGCCATTCGCAACCACGTGGCGCGGAACGCCGGATGGCCCGGCACATCCTCCTGCAACGCACCTGTCCACAGGACGTCCTGCTCCAGCACCAGGGCGTCCCCGGCCAGCCGCTCCGCCAGCCGCGGGCCGACCGTGGACTTTCCCGCCGCGCTCGGTCCGGTCAGCGCGAACAGTGGCAGCCGGCGAAACGGCCATCGGTGGCCGCACAATCCACAGCGCAGTGTCGCCCCGTCGACCTGTGGACAACGGGCTCGGTCTCCACAAGCCGGGCACACCCGAAGATCGAGCGCGGCCGGTAATCCACCTGTGGACAACTCAGTCGAAGAGGTTCTCGAGGAAACTGCGCTTACGGCGCCCGCCGTAAGCGCGCGGGGAATCCGAATAGCCACGGTGGCCGCCGTAAGGACGCGGGGAATCCGCGAATCCGCCACCGCGATACGGCCGCGGCGAGTCCGGATGGCCCCCGCGGTACGGGCGTGGCGAGTCGCTATAGCCACCGCCCGGGTACGGGCGCGGCAGGTCACCGTGGCCGCCACCGGGGTAGGGCCGCGGCGAATCACCATGGCCGCCACCGTCTCGGTACGGACGCGGCGAATCGGGGCGGCCGGAGTGCGCGGCCGGCGGAGCGTAGGGCTGCGGCTGGTGCCCGTAGAACGAGTTCTCGGCGCCGACGATCTGCTCCAGCTCGCCACGGTCCAGGAAAATCCCGCGGCAGCCCTCGCACTGCTCGATGTGGATACCGGTCTTGTCGACCGTACGCATCATGTTCTGACACTTCGGACAAATCACGCAACACAGGCTACGCGGACGTGCCGCTTCCCGTCAGCAGGCACACAGACAGAACGGGTGGCCCACCGGATCGGCATAGACGCGGAACGACCTCGGCGAGTCGTCCAGCAAAGTCGCGCCCAGTTCGAGAACACGCTGGTGAGCCGCCTCCAGGTCGGTGACGTCCAAGTCCAGGTGGGCCTGCTGCGGCTCGTCCGGCGACGGCCACTTCGGCGCTCGATAGTCCGGCACACGCTGGAATTCCAAGCGGGCTCCGCCGCGGGGATTCACCAGAGTGACCCACTGACCGTCCTCGGCGACCTTGGGTTCGTCCCAATCAAGGACCGTCCGGTAGAAGCCCGCGAGGGCCACCGGGTCGGGACAGTCGACCGCCACGCCGCCGAACGTCGGGATCACACTCATGCCCGCTCACCTTTCGACTAGTAACCTGTGAACGGGCAATAGAGGTTAGCGGTCCAGGTCGCGAGGTTTTTCGCCCGTACACTGGTCCGGTGCACACCGATGCTTGCCTGGTGGTCGCCTTCCTCAACACCGTCGACCTCGAGCGGGGCGCCGATCTGCTGGACGATCCCGAAGGCTGGCGCCGCTGGTCCGAGGACCGCGAAGTGGCGCCGAACGATGTCGCGGAGGCCCGCGCCGCGCGAGACAGCCTCCGCGCGGCGCTCGGAGATCCGCGGCTGACCGTCCGCCCCCTCGACGTGCCGCTTCGTTTTTCGCTGACCGACAGCGGCCCGGCCCTGATCACCCCTGACGCGGTCACGGCGGTCCTGGCCGCGGCCACCCGGCTCACCGTCCGCGGCGACTGGGTTCGTCTCAAGATCTGCCCCGCCGACGACTGCCTCTGGGCCTTCTACGACGAATCCCGCAACCGCTCCCGCACCTGGTGCTCGATGCGCGTGTGCGGCAACCGCGAAAAAGCACGCTCCTGGCGCGCCCGCACGGCCTCTGTGCACAACTGAGTCCCTGTGGACAACCTGCCCACAGGCCCTACATATGCATGTGCACCGGCACTGGATGCCCACAACTTGTGGATACCGATTAGGCCATCACCGTGAATTCCTGTGGATAACCCCGGGGATAACTCAGCTTCCTGTGGACAACTGGTCTAGCTGGCCGGCAAGTGTGGTATTGAAGCGGATCGCACACGATCGGCCGCCCTGCGTACTCGCTACGGCTTCGCTGGAAGCACCGGAAGCGTATGGGTGGTGAGCGCCGACGGAGCCCCGTGTACGGCGACGTGTCCGTCCGCCCACCGTCCGGCCCCGCGCCACGGCAACCGACTCATGACTTGCGGCTCGCGGCAACCGACTCATGACTTGCGGGGTGCGGTGCGGTGTGCGGGGGTGCGGTGCGGTGTGCGGGGGTGCGGTGCGGCGTGCGGCGTGCGGCAACCGACTCATGACTTGCGGCGTGCGGCCTGCGGCAACCGGCTCCTGGCTCCTGGCTCCTGGCTCCTGGCTCCTGGCTCCTGACAAGCGACTCACTGGCTCACTGCAACCGACGCATGCCCACCAGAAACGCAACCCCACCAGAGACGCAACGGCTCCTCCCCGGGTGAATCCGGGGAGGAGCCGTTGCGGGACAAAGGGTCAGCGGAGCTTGTTGCCCACCGAGCCCAGGGCCTGCGTCGCCCTCATCGGCTCACCGACCCAGTGCCTGCGTCGCCTCCCGCCAGCTCACCAGCCCACTAGCCACCGGCTCACCAGCCCA carries:
- a CDS encoding aromatic amino acid lyase — its product is MIIREPADVLVAGSAEPLELGPELLAELRATRAAMLAGIDSGDAAVYGVNTGMGRLAGVRLTALQQEAHQRNLLVGRAVGGPPWLSPELARALLLMRLRGFVRGDAAVSAELTGFLVDRLNDRFLPAVPRDGLGSAGEIIPLAHAFQTFLGIGFVLENGERVSAADALERRGVEPFVLGPKEGASLIQGSPLAEAYAWLCARQVRRLVEAQTVCAALVIDLLGAPQEIYRYPVAGEYARRVLAEVGRLVEGAAVRADVVQAPISVRVAPRVVGFLDQVRADLEATLRESWETPADSPSFLDGRFVPTTGYHAAELGLRMDAVKAALVHVAEVAVQRMHRLLDPQFSGLPPQLSADPGPQAGLTPLHKRAVGELHAMRRSAAPATLGSLDTSAGQEDVQAFAWAAGAELEDAVRHLFAITACELIAIRQARYLVPEPHRAAPGLRAAHAWLAETVEPIPVDRPLGVDVERVAEACRDGSLPRPG
- a CDS encoding ornithine cyclodeaminase family protein is translated as MTGVWLRYLTGADIDSIGITRADIVGAVEDVLADHGNGAVVFEPRTHLVPDNGGKGHFNILRGHLSAKRVSGVKVVGDFVANFERGLPSEMALILLLDPDTGMPRAIVDGTMITEARTGAVTAVGAKYLARPDAKVLGHVGARGTAWWNVVLLDSLFDFDEIRVTSKRPESREEFGRRLSEELGKPVRVRPDVASTLDGADILVEASRLTDPEPLVRKDLLRPGSLLVPYGTISALELDLLDAVDKVVVDNWRESQSGNPRFGALRPQLNAGLLTEERVHAEIGSVVAGHQPGRENDDERILFWHRGLSTTDVAVADMILRRAEEADVGTMLPYR
- a CDS encoding YbaK/EbsC family protein, whose protein sequence is MTTWTIAGSLTVVPAPTRTDLLAEPVAKALAALAAPDEVGVAEIDPDLADTAEFCETYGSPLSASANCVIVAGKRAGEVRFAAALVLATTRADVNGVIKRRLDVRKASFAPMDEAVSLTGMEYGGITPVGLPGEWPILVDQAVAEQPELVIGSGIRGSKLLISGTALAGLPNAEVIEGLAR
- a CDS encoding DUF2516 family protein, which produces MQVADWILRVIHWGSALVGLFAFVHALLQRSDAYSAADRKTKPIWMLITGGATLAMVLFDIRDLGLIFWVPAMAATLVYLVDVRPRLIEVQRGRRNW
- a CDS encoding helix-turn-helix domain-containing protein, which produces MEKVADIASDIGEYIRQQRSSAKISLRQLSKLAGVSNPYLSQIERGVRKPSAEILQQIAKGLRISAEALYVQAGILDLPTGGPVGDAIRADTELTERQKQVLLDVYESFRRENAAAGETPASAPKTTRDTTEESV
- a CDS encoding methyltransferase domain-containing protein; this translates as MAVQRLRRRLARQLVEEDVLHDERWIDAFRTVPRHVFLPRFFVPADGSWAAVDRADPGWLERVYSGDVLVTQLDDTPSRWEHARASGTVSGTPTSSSSMPAIMAIMLEELLVHDGDRVLEVGTGTGYNAGLLSHRCGSGQVSTVDIDADLLAAAQERLATCGYAPSCAVGDGALGFPAGIVFDRILCTAAVSTVPLAWLEQTVPGGYIVTTLNRPLGGGLVRLTVGPGTTAEGRVLARDGRFMPLRAHRLPVPAELPEPTEWRPTRLPVSLFVKPPLHFEFFASLELPGVQPMRVPDVAEHAFALVHPDGSWARTRRVDSGLEVAQGGPRALWGLAERAYLRWEALGKPERSRFGLTVNSAEQTFWLDSPDSAENWPL
- a CDS encoding MarR family winged helix-turn-helix transcriptional regulator, producing the protein MDLDDLAASLYDGLSLLSRRLRLLPAPGELSLPERAALSRLNRTGPTTAAELARAEQITAQAMGTTVNSLEDRGLVERHPDPNDGRRAVLTVSAAGQEMLRHKRNARTAQLAQVLDEQFTSAELKALTAAAPLLERLGSGL
- a CDS encoding AAA family ATPase — its product is MSTGGLPAALDLRVCPACGDRARCPQVDGATLRCGLCGHRWPFRRLPLFALTGPSAAGKSTVGPRLAERLAGDALVLEQDVLWTGALQEDVPGHPAFRATWLRMAAMLHQNGSPVVLCGTVAPQELEPLPERVFFADVHYLALVADNETLRARLRARPAWREWDEPRIDEMLEFNLWIRGQVDSIDTTEAPVSDVVTAVEKWVRSNLPT
- a CDS encoding TFIIB-type zinc ribbon-containing protein, which encodes MICPKCQNMMRTVDKTGIHIEQCEGCRGIFLDRGELEQIVGAENSFYGHQPQPYAPPAAHSGRPDSPRPYRDGGGHGDSPRPYPGGGHGDLPRPYPGGGYSDSPRPYRGGHPDSPRPYRGGGFADSPRPYGGHRGYSDSPRAYGGRRKRSFLENLFD
- a CDS encoding VOC family protein — its product is MSVIPTFGGVAVDCPDPVALAGFYRTVLDWDEPKVAEDGQWVTLVNPRGGARLEFQRVPDYRAPKWPSPDEPQQAHLDLDVTDLEAAHQRVLELGATLLDDSPRSFRVYADPVGHPFCLCAC
- a CDS encoding CGNR zinc finger domain-containing protein produces the protein MHTDACLVVAFLNTVDLERGADLLDDPEGWRRWSEDREVAPNDVAEARAARDSLRAALGDPRLTVRPLDVPLRFSLTDSGPALITPDAVTAVLAAATRLTVRGDWVRLKICPADDCLWAFYDESRNRSRTWCSMRVCGNREKARSWRARTASVHN